One Magnolia sinica isolate HGM2019 chromosome 2, MsV1, whole genome shotgun sequence genomic window, ataaaataaaatcaccctAGTTAAGATAACCTATTGAAACAAAAAACGTATGGAAATATGAAAAGAGACCAAACAGTCAGTATGGTATGCAATACAAAACAAGAttagaaaaaatatttaattGACTCAATTCCAAAAACACagcattgagaaaaaaaaaccCCGAAGATATAATCAATCAAATAAgataaaccaaaaagaaaattgtgGGAGTGAAAAATCCATTGATtgaaaacacatacatatatgtTACAATAGGAGATAATGCATGGAATGTGTGTTTGTTTTAGAAATACTCATGCATGTGCAGTTGGCACCTTTTTAGCACTAGTCACACAAATATTGCACAAAGACACGGGATAAGCTGAACACAATATTCATTTCAACTGcatgtttaaaattttcaaagttagAAATGCTCTGGCGCTCTCCTAGTTACATCAGATAACTTGGACAGCCCAATATATcgatctttttttcttcttcttcttcttcttacgtccagcacttttttttttttttttttttttttttgctggccataaaaaccattttttttttatattcattGGACACTTACTTCTACAGATAAGAATACCATACATTCACCTAAAGTGGGCCATCCAATTGAAGCAATAGCTTCAGATCTAAATCTAGTTCTTGTGCGTTTCTTGTATCAGAGTTCTGACTAGTTGATCCCATTGAGTCGCACCGGTCCTGTCTTCTCTTCCGAATTGTCCTATCACATTTGCTTGTGTTGCTTGTTGGGGCTATAAAACACTGCTGGCTTGATTCCATGTAGTTCTTGCTACGGCACCAGAGTGAGAGTCTCTATATCTGATGTCTGTTGTTTCCATGTCTCCAAAGCTCCTCTTGCAAGCAGAAAGGCCCGAAACACAATGCATCCATCCACAAGTCTGAAAACAGGGGAGACGAAATCCTACACAAAAACTCTGGCCTACGACAAAGAATCTCAGCATAGGCCTTTACGAAAATCACTCAAAACCGCTCCAACGCCTTGCTTGAGCAGATCTAGGAAGCAAACTAATCCCCTACACagaatcccccccccccccccatatagCCTCCAAAACCTTTGAAAAGCATCAAAGAAAAACATTCACTCCAACCAACAAAACAAAACCCACTCCAATCCGAAGTAAATCTCAGCCTCTTGTTGGGGGCCTttgtacaaaaccttaggatctagcctcccaaaaacaccagaattatgggataataaagtaatgaaataaatcaaagtacaaaccacacGGCATAAGAAATTTTTAcatagaaaaccctcaaagaggtaaaaaccacgagacctcgtccagatcaacaatctactatgaagtagaacattacaaccttcttcactcacgcaggagtggataaataataagaaaataaagaaaaacggagagatctcaccgatcacgaggacgtagaagcattgagatgttgattgcacagtagatcacctcctcCTTTCTACaagattcctctctctctctctctctctctctctctctctctctcctttgatagccctaaactctttagcaaacccttacaaagctttagaaAATCCTCTTACATTTTCTAaaaaagccctaggcacccctatttatagtttaagaaactcccttCCACACTTTATAGCGAAAGGCCTTAAATTTTCGTAGTCTACACAAGATCCGAACTtaaatctgcgtaagctcgactggtcgagccgagtcctcgactagtcgagcacctccctcgactggtcgaacacctcagagaaaatacatcaattgatcgctggactttgagtcgagcctcacTGGACTTTAAGTCAAGGTCAATCGTCACCCATGATCAGTCGAGCAGCGCAGTGAACTACTCTGAATTTTCAACCCGTTGCACTGTCTCTcccctgaactgaggaggaaaaccctatCACCTCTTCCTAGACCAACCAACATCATCAGTGAAGGAACCAATCTCGCCAGCCAGAAAACTGATGAAAAGCACAGCAACAGATCTGCTGATTAGTGAACACATTCCACAAGCTTCCTAGACAAAGGAACTCTAGCCCTTCATCCAAACAACAATCACGCGCCACACAAGAACAACCAAGCCCAAGCTAATTCAGCAACCCCAAATAAGCTCAAGCTAACAGTAAATAcatcacttctttctctctcattttttttcggACAAAATGAGCTATATACCCTATCCCATAGATTCTTGCTAGCCCTAAGCCCAACAAAAAAAATTGGCTTAGACTACCCTATCATATACCTTATGCCCTCGGTTGGCTCCTTTACAAAACATCTCTCCACATTATTCCTTATGATGGGATCCAACACAAAGAGCTGCATCACACTACATGCATCAGAAAAACAAGCAACAACCATGACTCTCACAAGCTGCGTTTTTGCCCTACCTACTAATTGAACCACTTCATCCACGATCCCGACCGAGTGCATTTAAACTCGGACCTAAATCGCCAATCGCAACCCACCTATGAATCATGTTACCTTCTGTGATTCGGTTTTTGACAGGTCATTCTACGTCGCCAATCGCTGGAATTCTTCAACATAATTTGTGACAGTTCAATTCCCCtaccgacaattttggtattgccgGAACCATACATGctcgtaatcactagggaggaatcatGATCAAAGAAGGCATCTCATCCGTAGCCATAATGAGATGGGTGCCTTATTTTGTCGGGCACATGAAAGTTATAATTGCTTCTACCATGcaaaagcaccagattttaatttgaaCGCTACTAATTTTACCTTTTAATATTCGGACACGTCCatgtaattaaaatatcattctacttcggctaaccagttaagaaaatcttctatacataataagccattaaaattaGGATGTTCGGCCTTACCTCAATAGTCTTTTTTAGCATGATATAGACGATCGCCTCCATGGACTAGTTGTTGGGCAAACTATCATCGAGGTCATCGTCCCTAGAGGTTGAATCATTTGAGGTAGCCATATGATTCACCATGAGTAGTGATCTATTGAAATCTGGTTTGTGCCGACAACCACGGATGGATGAGTATCGCCTTGGGCTCAGGGCAGAATTAGCGTATCCGCAAGATGGTCGAGGGTTGCCTGTAACCCTTGCATGCATGGTTAACTGACCTCTCAATGGAAAACTTCCATTCTTTCCTAAAGATAACGCatccctagatcaccgtccaTAAGATTTTGGTTCATACTTTTGTTATTTGTCATCGGTCCAAGGGGAGTCCTCACTCTGATATCAATTGACGCAAGGATGGGTGTGATGAGTTTGAGCACCGGGTTCCTCAGggaataattactccgaatccacggagcttctctgaactTTTCAGAGAGGttccttgcctttagtgtcatcagagcgttaaatccatgctttaagcttcattttcagtccatgctcgtaaatacactctgcatcacaaacatgattaaagcggcccattaaacggtatcacgttcgtaaatccaagcaataactggggtctaatatacaatatttgaccctcaacactactAGACCTTATTGTTTTTTGCCAAAAATAGTGAGTGTCCTATTTAGCTAAACCACTttgttcttttaatttttctaagtacttttcatgttagacaaaactcctaaaattcaatggatcaaaagttatgatcgaactaaaacttactataaatagtaaaaatggaaataaaatggttTTCAatcgtcaatctgatggaatcttgtaaaTTTGGCTTAGGCAATGTGGCATATCAGGGTTGTtcagctaaagtagcttctcctaccccaaaatcatatatgatatgtcaaataactcattttgatttgcgagatatgcctattttaaggttctaatgATCCAGATCACCTCCACCTCCGATCAGAcattctctagtccatcttagacttgaaagtgtccacgacccgccCTACATCAGTTTGTGCTAGCTAAATGGATAGTAGGTCGGTCTAGGAATGCGGCCCATTAAGTAAATGGGTGGGGCTTGGATTGAACCCTACTGGAGTACTGGGCCAGGTTACTTGACTAGACGAACCCAAAACTCAAAACAAATAAAGAAGAAAGGTACCTGTGGGTGGACATTTTGTGTATGTGTCCACTATCAAAACTAAGCTATGCATTCCTCTAGTCACTACAAGGAAACTAACCTTAGTGTCAAATTCCATTCTTAAACTTCAGTTGGGTCGAATTAGGTTGGGTCAGTTCAACTTAACCTTAAATGGATCTAGTCATGCTTAATGATTTTTAAGATGCATAAGGTGGGGTCAAAGGGTAAATGGCTTGCGTTGACCCCGACCATAATCGAACCTAACTCATTGCTATCTTTAGTCATGTCCTCCTGACTATCCACTATATACCAAATCCCATATATAAAGTTGAACATTGGGATTATATGATCAATGTGAATTTTGGACTTTGGCCCACCCAAGAAGCAGAAGCAGTCAAACAAATGGTTCAATCCAAATCAGTATGTAATCTTTAAATTAGCTAGGGATGGTTGGTCATGGCCCTGATCAGGATAAAAAGTCCTCCACCTTGGCTTTAGACCTATAAGGCCCACCCAATAAGAAAAAGATTGGCATGATCAAAGGATTGTAATAatctaaatctttaaaaataaaaatccatcatCCCTTTCATCTGCAATAAATTCTATCCTATAAGTACTATTGGTAATAGAAATACTACTAGAAATCCAAAAGTACCTTTAAACTACACATATATCTTCAATGTGACCTCTCACATGGTTCTTTTATATAACAATGACCCGCTTGTAACTGGACTGGACTAGCAGTTGAGTCATTCCCCATTGGCCTTGCTCCTACCCAGCAGAAACACCAAGCCTAGTTTTCAAGCCCAGCCCTCTAACCAAGATCAACCATACAGGGCTACACCGCCATCAGGGTTCGGCTAGGCAGCCCGGCCCATTACCAACCTTAAATTTAGAATAGAGATTGGGTGCATGCACCAATCAGTTTCGTGATGTAGTTGATCATGCTGTCATTCTTCAAAAGGGTCAATctatatcaaaatcaaactagCTAATCCATCCTCTCGGAGATCTGGCGCGCCAGAAATGCTGCCAAATTTGATGGCTTCAAGCCTCGGTCGTCGGTGGTTATAGCCCATGTGAAATGGTGGCTCGCATCAGTGCATTGTGGTATGAATTCTTCCTCATGGCCCCTTTGGCTGATCAGAGATTGCTCGCAGATCTGGGCATTCCTTCGAGGGGCTCGACTGGTCCTTCTTTGGCGATTGTGAAATGGAGAAGAGCTCGTCTTGGGTGGATTAAATTAAATGTCGACAGCTCCGCTTTAGGCAACCCAAGTAATTCGGGTGGAGGAATTTGTAAAGGGGACAATGGTTCCTTCATCTTTGCTTTCTCTTTGGGATACAAGGTGGGGTCGAACTCCAAGACCAAGCTTCGGGCTGTTTACAATGGCCTGTGCCTTTGTTTGCAAATGGGCTTCCATCGTATTGAGATCGAGTCGGACTCCACATTGGTTGTGTCAATTTTGAACGGTACTTCCAAGCCGAACTAGCATTGGAAATGCTGGTTGCAGAGGATTCATAGGTTACATATGAGGGTCATTGTGTCCATTAATCACATTCTCAGAGAAGCTAACAAATGCTAGGTGTAGAGATACGGCGTCAATTCTAGGTTTTAGAAAAGCTGAAGCCCCATTCACATATCTTGGAGTTCCGATCTTCAAAGGGAGACCAGAGAAGGcttattttctatctttgtttGAAAAAATACAGAAGTGCATTGAATGGTGGAAAAGCAGGATCCTTTCACAAGAAGGGAGACTCACGTTAGTTAACCATGTCCTATCCAGCATGACTGTGCATCTGATGGCATGACTAGACATATCAGTCTCAGTTCTAAATAGTCTCCAAAaatcattttctgattttttctGGGGGTTCGACGGTGTTAGGAAGAAGCAGCACTAGGTATCATGGGAGAGAATGGCTTTTCCGGTTGTGGAAGGTGGGTTGAACTCGCGAACTCTTCCATCAGTCATGGAGGCCTTCAAGATGAAGCTTGCCTGGGCGGTGACAGATTGTGAGACTGAGAACATTTGGAGCTCGTTTGTTAGAGCGAAATATGTAGCAGACCTATAATCCTTTGATGGGCAATCAAGCTATTGGACGGCCTCCTCGCTATGGAAACATGTCTGCAAAGAGCTGCCCAAGGTGGACGCGCACTCTCGGTGGATAGTGGTGCAAGGAAACCTACATTTCTAGAACTGTAACTGGACAAGGCTGGGCTTACTTCGAGATGCTACGAACTCGCCAATTCCTCTCGATCTACAGTAACTCCAAGTGAAGGACGTAATTGGACCACATGGGGCTGGATTTCTCCAACCCAGGTTGTGGCTTTTCTTCCTCAGCACATCTTTGATCTCGTTGCAGCGGAGGGAGTCTGCACCTCGTTGAATAGGTACATAAAAATCTAGTAAGGTACAAATAATGGGAAGTttcaggtgggccaagcttgggaAACCATCAGGCCTCGTGCGGACTCTAAACGCCGGGCATTCTGGGTTTGGAACTCAAATCTCCCTTTGAAGTTATCCCTGCACGTCTTGAAACTATTGTTCAATGCATTGCCTGTTGATGGAAACATTCCAAAAAAGGGCGTCCCCCTCTGTTCTAGGTGCCATTGTTGTACTGAGAATCAGTCTCCAGACGTTGAATCGATAGACCACCTCTTCTCTAGGAGTGAGACTGCTAGCTCGGTGTGGCAGCACTTCGGGCAAGCCTTCAGCGTCAACCACAACAACTCCTCTACAACGTTTGATGTGCTCAATTTCTGGTGGGTGAATTCTTCCCCCTCCAAATCAGTTCTGTTGTTGAAGGGGCGCATTCCTACCTTCAAAATCTGGTAGATTTGGATGGCCCGCAATAGTGCCAAATTTGAAGACATAGATATGAAAGCGGCTAATATCATTGCTAAAGTTCGCTGTTGGGTTCTCCTCATCGGTAATTCGCTGCCGCAACTTAAAACCTTCAAGCTGCCGGCCCAACTCACGTGCAGTCTACTGGGTGTCAATCTCCTCACTCCAAGACAACCAATCCATCGGATTGTGAAATGGACAAGACCCCCGCAGGGGTGGGTCAAGATTGACGTCGACGGAGCGGCTAGAGGTAACCCAGGCCAGTCAGGTGGAGGAGGTGTGGGCCGTGATCACAGGggtaattttctttttgcattttcgGTAGGTTATGGATTTGGGACAAACTTCGGGGCCGAAATGAGGGCAGTGTTGGATGGGATTTCGATGGCAGCTAGGCAAGGGTTCTCTAACATAGTCGTTGTTAGTGATTCCAGCTTGGTGGTTGCAGCGTTATCGGGCCTTGCTTCAAACCCATGGCCTTCGTGGTATTGAAGACGAAGAATAGAAGTGGAGAGAAGTAGACTAAATGTGTCCATCGTCCAAATTCCGAGGGTGGTAAATGCGGTGGCCGACGGGTTGGCCAGGCTGGCGAGTTTGAACCAATTCATCTCCCTTTTTTCATGACATGTAgtctctaccccaaaatcatatatgatatgtcaaataactcattttgatttgcgagatatgcctattttaaggttctaatgATCCAGATCACCTCCACCTCCGATCAGAcattctctagtccatcttagacttgaaagtgtccacgacccgccCTACATCAGTTTGTGCTAGCTAAATGGATAGTAGGTCGGTCTAGGAATGCGGCCCATTAAGTAAATGGGTGGGGCTTGGATTGAACCCTACTGGAGTACTGGGCCAGGTTACTTGACTAGACGAACCCAAAACTCAAAACAAATAAAGAAGAAAGGTACCTGTGGGTGGACATTTTGTGTATGTGTCCACTATCAAAACTAAGCTATGCATTCCTCTAGTCACTACAAGGAAACTAACCTTAGTGTCAAATTCCATTCTTAAACTTCAGTTGGGTCGAATTAGGTTGGGTCAGTTCAACTTAACCTTAAATGGATCTAGTCATGCTTAATGATTTTTAAGATGCATAAGGTGGGGTCAAAGGGTAAATGGCTTGCGTTGACCCCGACCATAATCGAACCTAACTCATTGCTATCTTTAGTCATGTCCTCCTGACTATCCACTATATACCAAATCCCATATATAAAGTTGAACATTGGGATTATATGATCAATGTGAATTTTGGACTTTGGCCCACCCAAGAAGCAGAAGCAGTCAAACAAATGGTTCAATCCAAATCAGTATGTAATCTTTAAATTAGCTAGGGATGGTTGGTCTAGGCCAAGAACTAAGGTTgacccacttatcaggtgggccagacatgTATAGACATGTTGATCACTCTTTTTCGAGCCATCCATTTTCCTCTTGCACAAGTGGCCCGCCAGATATAATCCAAGTGGTCGGATTTCGAGACAAGGAATGTTGAATATGGCCCCACCTGATGACTCGCCCAGATATGGTTCACGCATGATCACATTGGCACGTGTCCTAAGACTCTCATCTCTAGAGCGATCCTCGTCCAACAACCATATCCTCCAACAATATAAGACGTCCATTTCACAAGATAATAACATCAAAACAGGGTACATAGGAAAAATCGCCCTCAAAGGTTGTAGTTAACGACCAGCTAAGGTGCCTTCACATATGATGTGTATTTATATGATACTTCTCTCCTCAAAACCATGAAAGCTTTAATGGAAGGCTCCCCACATACCATCTTACACCACCTATTGGTGTGGTCACTACTGCTACTAGGGCCCATTTCTGATGTGTGGGCCACGGATGAACGTCAAACGTACATCATCCACTTGGACCACTCGCACAAGCCCGATACGTTCGCCAGCCATGAGTCATGGCACCAGTCCATGCTTGAATCCTTGACGTCGGCTGAAGGGACGTCGAGTGAAGAAATGTTGCTCTACTCCTACAGCCATGTCATGCATGGCTTCAGCGCCAGGCTGTCACCTTCTCAGCTATCCGAGCTGGAGAAATTGCCAGCTCACCGGGCCACATACGGCGAATCCTACGGCAAGCTATTCACCACCCACACCCCTACGTACCTGGGCCTCAGGCATCGGTCTGGCATATGGCCTGCATCATCCTACGGCCAAGATGTGATCATTGGGATAATGGACACTGGGGTTTGGCCAGAGAGCGAGAGTTTTAATGACCGTGGGATGTCGCCGGTGCCAGATAGATGGAAGGGTGAGTGCGAGAACGGGACCGCATTTAGCCCTTCGCTGTGCAATCGAAAGCTGATTGGAGCTCGATCCTTCAGCAAAGGACTAAAAGCCGGCGGAATTAAAATCAGAGACGTCGACTATGACTCCACCAGAGACTGgtttggacatgggacccacacgtCGTCGACGGCAGCCGGGACCTATGTGTCCGGTGCCAGTTACTTTGGGTACGCTGAGGGTAGAGCCCGAGGCGTAGCCCCAGGTGCCCGGGTTGCAATGTACAAGGTGCTCTGGGCTTCGGACAGCGAACAAAGTGCGGCCACCGACGTGCTCGCAGGCATGGACCAGGCGATCGCCGATGGTGTTGATATCATGTCCTTGTCTCTCGCTTTCGACCAAACACCATACTACGAGGACGTCATCGCCATGGGCGCACTTTCAGCCATTGAGAAAGGGATCTTTGTTGCATGTGCGGCTGGCAATGATGGGCCAGGGAGGAATTCGACATACAATGGTGCACCATGGATCATGACCATTGGCGCAGGCACCATCGACCGGAGTTTCCAGGGAAAGCTGACACTGGGCAATGATCTAACGCTAGAAGGGACATCCTACTACCCTGAGAGCATATACATTGCCAATTTGCCTTTGTACTATGGCAAAGGCAACATAAGCAAAGCAGCATGTCTGCCGGCTTCTTTGGTTCCGATCGATGTTGCTGGGAAAGTCGTTCTCTGTGATGTATACAACCAAACTAACATTTTCTCGCAAATTTCAGAGGTCAATCGGAGTGGTGCGGTCGCAGGTATCTTCATGATGGATGGCACGTTTCTTGATCCTGAAGATTACTACATTCCTAGCCTTGTTCTAAAAGGTGAGCCCGCAGCTACTTCGATAAGGAAATATGCCATGGAAGCAATTAATGCGACAGTGAGAGAGCTGAGGTTCAAGATAACAAAGCTTGGGGTGAAGCCAGCACCTCAAGTGGCCTTTTTCTCATCAAGAGGACCAGACCCGGTAAGCCCAAGTGTGCTAAAACCAGACATACTTGCACCAGGAGCAGATGTGCTTGCAGCATGGGTTCCGAACAAGCCATTCGCAGAGACGGAATCAGGTTATTTGGTTACAGATTACGCATTGGTGTCAGGTACATCGATGGCATCGCCCCATGTAGCTGGAGTGGCCGCTTTACTGAGGGCCATATACAAGGACTGGAGCCCTGCAGCCATTCGTTCGGCGATCATGACCACCGCAACAACCACAGACAACACTCACTCCACCATTGGAGATGAGTGGCCCAGGCAGCTCGTCACACCTTTGGACTTTGGTGCAGGTCATATCAACCCAAACAAAGCGATGGACCCCGGGCTTATTTACGACATGAACTTCCAAGACTACATCGATTTCCTTTGCAATCTTGGATACAACAAGACCCAGATGGCCGCCATCATCAGACGGACGGATTGGAGCTGTCCTAACACCCCTACCAATCTCAACTACCCATCCTTTATCGCAGTCTTCTCAAATGAAACTACCTATCCAACAGTTCAGAATTTCAGCAGAATCGTGACCAATGTGGGAGGCGATACTGCCTCTTACAAGGCGATAATAGATTTCCCCTATGGAATGAGAATCCGAACAGATCCGGAAACACTCACATTCAACAGTAAGAAACAGAAGCAAGGGTTTGTAGTGAGTGTAGAGGTTGACAAAGAAGCATGGAGTAATGGTCCTGTGGTTTATGGTTATCTCAAATGGGTTGATGAACAAAACCATGTTGTGTCCAGTCCAGTAGTAGCTATTTCTGATTCACACCATTAAAGTGTAATAGCTTAGAATCAGAGACACTTTGTTGAAAGATAATCTTTCATCTTTTCCGAgtctttcattttcagattttcataCTCCCTCCGTAGAGTTTGTAACTTGATGGCAATCACTTTAAACGTACCTTTGAATTCCTGTTGTAAAgtgtcccaagcttgctttgaaTTTTGAGATGGAATGATTCTAGAGAAGATAGAATTAAAGACACTTTGTTGGATGAAGAAGAGGGCCTTCgcatttttcttcttattctccttcagTTGTTCTTGTTGTATGGCTGAGAGAGATGTGAGATCAGTTGTAGTTGGACAACTGGTTTCAACAATCTCCCATAGCCCTTGAGATTGGAACAAGGTCTTCATTTTGATGCTCCAATGATCAAAGTTCTCCCCTCCCAAAATGGGAATTGCGGGATAAATCATTGCACCATTCGTTGCCATTGATTCTACTTTTTTAGAAGTTTCTAACACCCAGTCAAGACCCGAAacgtggctctgataccactttataGGCTATTTTAGCCTTTTTACTTAGTAAAAATAACTTAGAAGGGAATAGGAGAAAACTAATTTTTGTTGTAGTACTTCATATATGAAAATGAATTCCATACacatatttatagtaaaaaaaaaaactaatagacAAAAACTAATTTTTGTTGTAGTACTTCATATATGAAAATGAATTCCATACacatatttatagtaaaaaaaaaaactaatagacATGACTCTTCAACAAAGAGACACGAGCATTTTCAACTAAGGGACATGTGACTCTTCAACAAAGAGACATGAACATTTTCAACTAAGGGACATGTGACTCTTTAACAAAGAGACATGAACCTTTTCACAAAAGTGCGTTAATTCAACATAATCTAGTATAATTACAGAAACAACAATATGTATTTCCCTATTTTTGGTTAGCCCAAGCGCAGCTCATTTACTGAAGTGTCCAAGAATTCTAGCCTCAAACTAACCTGAACTCATTAGCCTGGCCCAGAACAAACCTAGATAAAATTTATCAAGCCTAATTGCTCAAGCCCGACTAGACCCAACCCGTTTAGTTGTAACCTTATAGGGTAAGATTGACCTATATCAGTACAAGCAGGCTCAAGTGTGGGAATGGTATATATGTGATCGGTTACAGTAAGGCAAGGTCATTCATCACGTGATTTGATGTAAGAACTTTTCCTTAAACGGAATAACGAagaaactccctatccataatgatttagatatatattcttttgtaagaattgcttaaaaacatatatataactATGTGGggtcattagattttccaaaactcacagatcaacaataattatgaaaacgcCATTAACCTATACCCCTGATCACTTcgaaaacccactttgtgatcacccattcacaaaactgaccatacatccacccatatgcatggttagagtgctaaccataaaactttcttatttttaacaagtcacctgaccatccatcaggtttggatccgccaaatgggtcattcgaatatcaggatgaatcggtcattatgaagatcttcaGGTTTAAGTCCAAACTACCCGGTAACTTGTCAATCAGAggagtacaaatattattttagaattttgaagtatattagccattaaaagaacatcttattcatcctcgagagatcgggacccaaactggatcacaggaaagagcacgaaaaatgatgcatgttcgctaaatttcaagacattcggacggCACATTTTGACCTATCGGGCGTCGGATGCCGGTTGAGAAATGGATCGAAttcgtaaatagtgaatgccactacatgccaccattgatgcttgatcggatagtatggcccacccgatcaacaaatcTACCCcattttggaccttaatcctagcagggcatgttaaacatAATGAACAGAGCagatcgtacaactacaagtagtaaagtggacttcacacaaaataactcaattcattcaaattttcacAGCAAGCTACGTGCATGG contains:
- the LOC131227309 gene encoding subtilisin-like protease SBT3: MKALMEGSPHTILHHLLVWSLLLLGPISDVWATDERQTYIIHLDHSHKPDTFASHESWHQSMLESLTSAEGTSSEEMLLYSYSHVMHGFSARLSPSQLSELEKLPAHRATYGESYGKLFTTHTPTYLGLRHRSGIWPASSYGQDVIIGIMDTGVWPESESFNDRGMSPVPDRWKGECENGTAFSPSLCNRKLIGARSFSKGLKAGGIKIRDVDYDSTRDWFGHGTHTSSTAAGTYVSGASYFGYAEGRARGVAPGARVAMYKVLWASDSEQSAATDVLAGMDQAIADGVDIMSLSLAFDQTPYYEDVIAMGALSAIEKGIFVACAAGNDGPGRNSTYNGAPWIMTIGAGTIDRSFQGKLTLGNDLTLEGTSYYPESIYIANLPLYYGKGNISKAACLPASLVPIDVAGKVVLCDVYNQTNIFSQISEVNRSGAVAGIFMMDGTFLDPEDYYIPSLVLKGEPAATSIRKYAMEAINATVRELRFKITKLGVKPAPQVAFFSSRGPDPVSPSVLKPDILAPGADVLAAWVPNKPFAETESGYLVTDYALVSGTSMASPHVAGVAALLRAIYKDWSPAAIRSAIMTTATTTDNTHSTIGDEWPRQLVTPLDFGAGHINPNKAMDPGLIYDMNFQDYIDFLCNLGYNKTQMAAIIRRTDWSCPNTPTNLNYPSFIAVFSNETTYPTVQNFSRIVTNVGGDTASYKAIIDFPYGMRIRTDPETLTFNSKKQKQGFVVSVEVDKEAWSNGPVVYGYLKWVDEQNHVVSSPVVAISDSHH